One Campylobacter sputorum genomic window, CTACAAAAGGAATTGCGGATGAAAGAGCTAGAATGGCTACTATTTTTACAGTCCCACTTATGAATTGCCTTGCAAAAGTACCATTTTATACACTGCTTTTAGGAGCGTTTTTTAAAGAGCATATGAGCCTAGTTATGTTTTATATATCAACTATTACGATTTTTACAGCTCTTATAATTGCAAAAGTTTTAACTATGACACTTCTTAAAACAAGAGAGACTGCCCCATTTGTGATGGAGCTACCAGCTTATCATATGCCTACATTTAAAGGCGTTATTTTTAGAGCTTGTGAGAGAGTTTGGATTTATATCAAAAAAGTTTGCACCATTGTTTTAGCTGTTGCGATAGTGCTTTTTGTATTGCTACAATTTCCAGGAATCGGCAGTGAAAAAATGAGCGAATTCAAAGCACAAGAAGATAAAATTTTAGCTACTTTTGATACAAAAGTTAAAAAAACTAAATATTATGAGAATATTAATTCAAGAGATGAAGTTGCAACTCTTTTAAATTTTTACGACTCATATAAAGATAAAAAAATGGCTGGAAGCAAGGGTGTGGATGAAGATTTTAAAAAAGAAAACGAGCTGTTTTACTCTATTATAAAACCATCAAGCGATGATAAAGATGCAAAACTCATAAATAAAGAGTTAAGAAAACTCTCAAAAGGTAGAGATAAAATTTTAAGAGAAGAAAAAAATATCCGCATAGAAAACTCACTTCTTGGTATGGCAGGAAGAGCTTTAGAGCCTATTAGTAAATTTGCTGGATTTGACTGGAAAATAAATGTTGCATTCTTAAGTTCATTTGCAGCAAGAGAGAGTGCTGTAGCAACACTAGGAAGTATCTACGAAACAGGAAAACAAGACAATGCAAGAGCGGAGGATATGATGGCTCAAAATAGTGGCTACACACCACTTCATGCCGCAGCTATAATCATCTTTATGCTCTTAACCCCACCTTGCATTGCCACAATGGTAGTTGTAAAGCTTCAAACAAATAGCTATAAATGGATGCTTTTGGCACTTTTTATTCCATTTACATTAGCTATGATAATGGCAGCATTCGTATTTAGCATAGGCAATGCTTTAAATTTAAGTGGTCTAGTGGCTATGAGCGGTTATTATGTGTGTATAGTTTTAATAGCGTTAATTTTAGGATTAGTCCCAGAAAAACGCATAAATTGGCAAGGTGGGTTAAAAATTAATAATAAATCAAATTTAAAGGAGAAAAAATGAAAAAAATTCTATTAGTTTTGGCATTTGCCATTAGTTCGATGTTTGCACATACTGCACTTATGAGTTGCTTTGATAATGGAGATGGCTCAATTACTTGCGAGGGTGGATTTAGTGATGGAAGCACTGCAAAAGGCGTCAAATTTCATCTAATACAAGGAGGAAAAAGCGTTTTAGAAGAAACTTTCAATGAAGATAGTGAAGTTACTTTCAAAAAACCAAATGGTGATTTTGAAGTTCAGCTTGATGCAGGAGAAGGACATAAAATAACTATAAAAAGTAAAGATATAGCAAAATAAATTTAAAAAAAGGACATTAAATGAGAAAGATTATTATTTCAACAATCACAGCGGCGGCTTTAGCTAGTTCAGCTTTTGCACATTTTCAAATGATTTATACGCCAGAAAGTGCATTAAAAAAACCAGATAACATTCCATTAAAAATAGTATTTAATCACCCTTTTGCTGATGAGCATACTATGGATATGGGATTAAATGCTAAAGGTGAAATTAAACCAGTTGAAGATTTTTTTGTAATAAATAAAGAGAAAAAAACAGATCTTAAAAAAGATCTTAAAAATATAGCTTTTAAAGGTAATTCAAACTCAGGCAAAGGCTATGAGACTGAATATAAAGCAAAAAAAATGGGCGATCATGTATTTGTTTTAACTCCAGCACCTTATTATGAAAAAAATGAAGATGCCTATATTCAACAAATAACAAAAATGATAGTAAATGTTGCTGGTGCACCAACTGATTGGGATGCTGAACTTGGCTTAAAAGCTGAAATTGTTCCACTTACAAAACCTTATTCTATATGGGCAGGAAGCACATTTTCAGGAATTGTAAAAGGAAATGGCAAACCAGTTCCATTTGCAGAAATTGAAGTTGAGTATTTAAACTACGATGTTGATATTAAGAAAAACGAAATGGGTAAAAAAGCTCACATTACTGCACCTCAAGATAGTTTTGTAACACTTACTATAAAAGCAGATCAAGATGGAAAATTTACATTTGGAATTCCAAAAGCTGGATGGTGGGGATTTGCAGCACTTGGAGTTGGTCCAGATAATAAACATGATGGCAAAGAGTTAAGTCAAGACGCTGTTATTTGGATTCAAGCAAAAGATATGAAATAATTTGGGGCATTTGCCCCTTTTTTAAAAAAGGATATATTATGCAAATTTATGAAGCTATTATTTTAATAGCATTAGCTGCTCTTGCTGGTTTTTTTATATATAAAACAACATTCAAAACAGGTGGTTGCGGTTGCGGTAAAAAAGATTGTTGCTCTAAGAAAAAACATTGATTGTAATTTTGTAATAAATTCGGAGGTATGATGTGTAATGAAGCAGTATTTAACAATTTTTTGAATATAATTTTAAGCAAAAAAGCTAAAAATTCAATTCCAAGGAAAGAAATTCTAAAAATACTTTTTTACAACAAGCATATAAGCATAAATGAAATTCAAAGAATATACAAAAATACGCACAAAAAACAAGTAAGTATAAGCACTATTTACAACACACTAAATTTATTAAAAAAATACAATCTACTAACCATAATAAAATCTAAAAATTCCACTAAATATGAGATGAATATACATCTAAACCACGATCATTTAATTTGCAAAAAATGTGGAAAAATAATTGAGTTTAAAGATGAAATTTTACAAAATTTACAAAAAGAAATCTCAAAAAAATATGATTTTATCATACAAGGACATATTTTATCACTAGAAGGAATTTGTGAGAAATGCAAGAAATAGCCATAAAATCGAACATAAAAAATAGAACTAGACTTAAATCACATCTTTTTACATTGCAAAATTTTGAGCTGATAAAAGAAGTTTTAAATTTAAAAATAATTTCAATAAGACTAAATGAAATTTGTAAAAGCATTATCATAATTTATGACAATAAAAAAATCACATTTGAAGAAATCCTTAAACTTATACAAAAAAGTTTGAATTTACCAAAAAAAGAGCTATCAAGCAAACAAAATTACTGCACAAAAGCTTGTAATCCATGCCATTTAGTTTCAACTACAAAAACTTTTAAACAAAGAATCAAACAATTTGCTTTTTTAAGCGGCGTAGCAGCATTTGTTTTTATAAAAGAACACATATTGCTTACTGCATTTTCGCCTCTAAGTGCACTTGCCTTAGTAGGACTTAGTTTATATATGGCAAAGCCACTTTTAAATGAGGCATTAAATGATATAAAAAACAGAAATTTTAGCCTAGAAAGCTTTATGGCTTTTTCACTTATTTTAGCAATTTTTGGTGGCGAAATTGGCGCAGCATTTGAAGTAATTTATATTTTAACAGGATCTCGTCTTTTTGAGGAATACACAGCAAACCTGTCTCGTGTAGAGATAAGAAATTTAATCAAGATGGATGTTAATAAACTCTATGTTTTAAGAGAAGATATTGAAGTTGAGATTGATTTAAAAGACGCAAAAAATGGCGATATAGCAGTTTTTGTAAGTGGAGAGAAAATTTGTGTTGATGGAGTTATAGTAAAAGGCGAAGCTTTGATAAATGAAGCTTTGATAAATGGAAGAAGCGAAAGTGTGCTAAAAAAACAAGGAAACAATGTTTTTGCAAATACAAATGTTGAAAATGGTAGAGTGTTTGTAAAAATCAAAGCCCTAGGCAATGAAACTTATATTGCAAGAGTAATTAATGAAGTTGAAAAATCCCTGAGCCTAAAATCAAAAAGTGAAGTAACTGCTGATCTGCTTGCAAAAAAAGTCTTAAAAATAGGTTCATTTATGACACTTAGCACACTTTTATTAACAGCATCTTTTACAAATGTTTTTAGCGTGATGATTATTATGAGTTGTCCCTGTGCTACTATCTTAGCAGCTAGTTCAGCCATTAGCTCAGCAATAGCAAGTGCTGCAAGAAATAATATTTTGATAAAAGGCGGAGAGTATTTAGAAAATTTTAGCCGTTCAAATGTGTTTTGTTTTGATAAAACCGGAACTCTTACTACAGGAATTCCAGTAGTTGCCTCATATCAAACTAATATAAATGAATATGAATTTTTTCAAACTTTAGCAAATTTAGAGTATAAAAATACTCATCCAGTAGCAAAAGCAATTATAAATTTTTGCAAAGAAAAAAACATTAAACCAAATACAAAAAATATAACAAAAAACGAAATAGGTTTAGGCGTAAGTGGGGAATTTGAAGGAAATTTATATCTGCTTGGAAATTTGAAATTTATGAAAAACAACTCAGTTATAATAAATACAAAAGAAAATAAAGCTTTTACAAATATATATTTAGCTAAAAATGGAAATTTTATCGGATTTTTAAGCCTTAGCCACGAAGTTAGAGAAGGCACAAAAGAGATGCTAAAAGAACTCAAAAATAGAGGTGTTAAAAAGTTAGTTTTACTAACAGGCGATGATGAGCTAGTTTCTAAAGAATTTGCAAAAGATCTGAATTTTGATGAAGTTTACTATGATTTAATGCCAGATGAAAAAGCAAAAATCATTGAAAATTTAACCAAAAAAGACAGTGTTGTAATGATAGGAGATGGCGTAAATGACACACTTGCTATGAGTAAAGCAAATGTTAGTGTTTCTTTTGCAAGTGGCGGGAGCAAAGCGGCTGTTGAAGTTTCAAACATAGCTATAACAAACTCTAATCCAAAAGATATTATAAAACTTTATGATTTAAGTAAATTTGCTCTAAAAGTTGCAAATCAAAATTACAAAATAGGCACATCTACAAATATTTTTGGTTCTATTTTAGCAATGTTTGGTTTAATTAATCCAGCTGGTGCTGGATTAATTCATATAGCTCATACATCAGCCATAATTGCAAATTCAAACAGAGTTAGATAATAATGATTTTCAAATGAAATTAAGCTTATATTGATAATTAAATAAGCATAATTAATATTACAAAACAAGGAAAAGTATGATAACAAAAGATTTTTTAGTTAGTGTTTTATCTCATTGCAAGATAATACACCACACTCACGGGCGGTTAAGGCTTAGAATTTCAAGTAAGATAAAAGATGAGTTTGAAAATTTAGGCGATGAAAATTTAAAAAATATAAATTTAACTAAACTTGATGAAATGATAAAAAATATCAACGGTATAAAAAATGTTAAATTTAACCGAGTAATTGGCTCAATAACAATAGAATATGATAAAAAAGAGTTCGATAAAGATTTTTGGAATGACATTATAGAGTTTAAAAAAGTTGATAATTTTTTACTTAAAATAAATGAAAAAGCAAAGGAGTTGTTATGAATGAACTACAAACTGCACTAAATTATGAAAATCAAGGCATTTTACTATACACAGAAATTTATAACAATTTTAGATGTGAAATTTTTGCTCAAA contains:
- a CDS encoding Fur family transcriptional regulator, whose translation is MCNEAVFNNFLNIILSKKAKNSIPRKEILKILFYNKHISINEIQRIYKNTHKKQVSISTIYNTLNLLKKYNLLTIIKSKNSTKYEMNIHLNHDHLICKKCGKIIEFKDEILQNLQKEISKKYDFIIQGHILSLEGICEKCKK
- a CDS encoding HMA2 domain-containing protein, whose translation is MITKDFLVSVLSHCKIIHHTHGRLRLRISSKIKDEFENLGDENLKNINLTKLDEMIKNINGIKNVKFNRVIGSITIEYDKKEFDKDFWNDIIEFKKVDNFLLKINEKAKELL
- a CDS encoding DUF4198 domain-containing protein, which gives rise to MRKIIISTITAAALASSAFAHFQMIYTPESALKKPDNIPLKIVFNHPFADEHTMDMGLNAKGEIKPVEDFFVINKEKKTDLKKDLKNIAFKGNSNSGKGYETEYKAKKMGDHVFVLTPAPYYEKNEDAYIQQITKMIVNVAGAPTDWDAELGLKAEIVPLTKPYSIWAGSTFSGIVKGNGKPVPFAEIEVEYLNYDVDIKKNEMGKKAHITAPQDSFVTLTIKADQDGKFTFGIPKAGWWGFAALGVGPDNKHDGKELSQDAVIWIQAKDMK
- a CDS encoding heavy metal translocating P-type ATPase; its protein translation is MQEIAIKSNIKNRTRLKSHLFTLQNFELIKEVLNLKIISIRLNEICKSIIIIYDNKKITFEEILKLIQKSLNLPKKELSSKQNYCTKACNPCHLVSTTKTFKQRIKQFAFLSGVAAFVFIKEHILLTAFSPLSALALVGLSLYMAKPLLNEALNDIKNRNFSLESFMAFSLILAIFGGEIGAAFEVIYILTGSRLFEEYTANLSRVEIRNLIKMDVNKLYVLREDIEVEIDLKDAKNGDIAVFVSGEKICVDGVIVKGEALINEALINGRSESVLKKQGNNVFANTNVENGRVFVKIKALGNETYIARVINEVEKSLSLKSKSEVTADLLAKKVLKIGSFMTLSTLLLTASFTNVFSVMIIMSCPCATILAASSAISSAIASAARNNILIKGGEYLENFSRSNVFCFDKTGTLTTGIPVVASYQTNINEYEFFQTLANLEYKNTHPVAKAIINFCKEKNIKPNTKNITKNEIGLGVSGEFEGNLYLLGNLKFMKNNSVIINTKENKAFTNIYLAKNGNFIGFLSLSHEVREGTKEMLKELKNRGVKKLVLLTGDDELVSKEFAKDLNFDEVYYDLMPDEKAKIIENLTKKDSVVMIGDGVNDTLAMSKANVSVSFASGGSKAAVEVSNIAITNSNPKDIIKLYDLSKFALKVANQNYKIGTSTNIFGSILAMFGLINPAGAGLIHIAHTSAIIANSNRVR
- a CDS encoding FeoB-associated Cys-rich membrane protein, translated to MQIYEAIILIALAALAGFFIYKTTFKTGGCGCGKKDCCSKKKH